Proteins from a genomic interval of Rosa chinensis cultivar Old Blush chromosome 2, RchiOBHm-V2, whole genome shotgun sequence:
- the LOC112189384 gene encoding probable O-methyltransferase 3 translates to MSNSDRVGSHSTQLLQAQAHIWNHIFSFINSMTLKSAIELGIPDIIKKHGRPITLSELTSALPIHPTKIPSVYRLMRILVHSGIFAKKKLTKLDEEEGYILTDASQLLLKDHPFSITPFVMAMLNPIVTKPWHYMNTWFQNNDPAAFNTAYGMTFWDYSTQEPSLANFFNDAMASDTRLVTSVLLKECKGVFEGLKSLVDVGGGTGTMAKAIVDAFPEIDCTVLDLPHVVADLQGSKNLKYAGGDMFEAVPPADAIILKWILHDWSDEDSVKILERCKEAITSNKKKGKVIIIDMNVENQKGDHESIETQLFFDTLMMMMTTGKERNEKEWAQLFSDAGFSDYKITPILGLRSLIEVYP, encoded by the exons CATTCTACCcagcttcttcaagctcaagCCCACATATGGAACCACATTTTCAGCTTCATAAACTCCATGACCCTCAAATCTGCAATTGAACTAGGTATACCAGATATCATCAAAAAACATGGCCGCCCCATAACTCTGTCTGAGCTCACATCTGCATTACCAATTCACCCAACAAAAATCCCCAGTGTTTACCGCCTCATGCGTATATTGGTCCACTCCGGcatctttgcaaaaaaaaagTTGACTAAACTGGATGAGGAAGAAGGTTATATACTTACTGACGCTTCTCAGCTCCTCCTTAAGGATCACCCCTTCAGTATAACTCCATTTGTAATGGCTATGCTCAACCCTATCGTCACAAAACCATGGCATTATATGAACACTTGGTTCCAAAATAATGACCCTGCGGCATTTAACACGGCATATGGGATGACATTTTGGGACTACAGCACCCAGGAGCCAAGTCTTGCCAACTTTTTCAATGATGCCATGGCTAGTGATACTCGTTTGGTGACCAGCGTGTTACTTAAAGAGTGCAAGGGGGTATTCGAGGGATTAAAATCATTAGTTGATGTTGGGGGTGGAACAGGAACAATGGCCAAGGCCATTGTTGATGCATTCCCAGAAATTGACTGCACCGTACTTGATCTCCCACATGTGGTGGCTGATCTGCAAGGAAGTAAGAACCTGAAATATGCTGGAGGGGACATGTTTGAGGCAGTTCCTCCGGCAGATGCAATTATTTTGAAG TGGATATTGCATGACTGGAGTGATGAAGACTCTGTGAAAATACTTGAGCGATGTAAAGAGGCAATAACAAGTAATAAGAAGAAAGGCAAGGTGATTATCATAGATATGAATGTGGAAAACCAGAAAGGAGATCACGAATCAATTGAGACACAACTGTTCTTTGACacgctgatgatgatgatgaccaccggaaaagaaaggaatgaaAAAGAATGGGCTCAGCTCTTTTCTGATGCAGGTTTCAGTGACTATAAGATAACTCCCATTTTGGGTCTAAGATCTCTCATTGAGGTTTATCCTTGA